Proteins found in one Myxococcaceae bacterium JPH2 genomic segment:
- a CDS encoding RusA family crossover junction endodeoxyribonuclease, with protein sequence MNATLYFSLPYPPSANTYWVPARGRGLVPSDEAKAYKAGVAQGAALRRIQPLAGPVYISVTAFRPRRSGDLDNVLKVLCDSLNDVAWLDDDQVVTIHAQREDDPKNPRVEVALLAERYATPDEAAAHRQARAERAAKARATRNRNRAAKARGAFSSRLKPSVAAPRKPRAPRKSAP encoded by the coding sequence ATGAACGCGACCCTCTATTTCTCCCTCCCGTATCCGCCGTCAGCCAACACGTATTGGGTGCCAGCACGTGGCCGCGGGCTTGTGCCCTCCGATGAAGCCAAGGCGTACAAGGCGGGGGTGGCACAGGGCGCAGCGCTCCGCCGCATCCAGCCCCTGGCGGGCCCCGTCTACATCAGCGTCACCGCGTTTCGGCCGCGCCGCTCGGGCGACTTGGACAACGTGCTCAAGGTCTTGTGCGACTCGCTCAATGACGTCGCGTGGTTGGATGACGACCAGGTGGTGACCATCCACGCGCAGCGCGAGGACGACCCGAAGAACCCGCGCGTCGAGGTGGCGCTCCTGGCCGAGCGCTACGCGACGCCCGACGAGGCCGCCGCCCACCGGCAGGCCCGCGCCGAGCGCGCCGCCAAGGCGAGGGCCACGCGCAACCGCAACCGCGCCGCCAAGGCCCGGGGCGCCTTCTCCTCCCGCCTCAAGCCGAGCGTTGCGGCACCCAGGAAGCCCCGCGCGCCGCGGAAGTCCGCACCCTGA
- a CDS encoding sce7726 family protein: MHDSDVRPPLRQLVAALTPDALVLDELGLDHGRVRVDVATLAPDALHGYEIKADADTLRRLPGQVDAYSAALDRCTLVVGPAHLDAVTKLVPAWWGLMLARWEADTLELQSVRRGRRNPEPDAAATVRLLWRTEALALLESRNAAKGLRNKSKAALYRRLCAELPAARLRAEVRRALVARGDWRR, from the coding sequence ATGCATGACTCGGACGTCCGCCCTCCCCTGCGCCAGCTCGTAGCCGCGCTGACTCCTGATGCCCTGGTGCTCGACGAGCTGGGGCTGGACCACGGCCGAGTCCGCGTGGATGTGGCCACCCTCGCCCCTGACGCCCTGCACGGATACGAAATCAAGGCGGACGCGGACACCCTCCGACGCCTGCCGGGACAGGTGGACGCCTACAGCGCGGCCCTCGACAGGTGCACGCTCGTGGTCGGTCCCGCCCACCTGGACGCGGTGACCAAGCTCGTGCCCGCGTGGTGGGGGCTGATGCTGGCGCGCTGGGAGGCGGACACGCTCGAGCTGCAGTCGGTGCGGCGCGGGCGACGGAACCCCGAGCCCGACGCGGCGGCCACAGTGCGACTGCTCTGGCGCACAGAAGCGCTCGCCCTCCTGGAGTCGCGCAACGCGGCCAAGGGGCTGCGGAACAAGTCCAAGGCGGCCCTGTACCGGCGCCTGTGCGCGGAGCTGCCAGCGGCCCGGCTGCGTGCGGAGGTGCGGCGGGCGCTGGTGGCGCGGGGCGACTGGCGCAGGTGA
- a CDS encoding HNH endonuclease: MRKVGSKRTGAAFSPLEVQAVWNKAQIVVGADPNRVRKDACGAWIHLDQYGNTDSDAGWEIDHIRPVAHNGTDDLSNLQPLQWQNNRHKSDNIQWACAVTAIAR, encoded by the coding sequence ATGCGGAAGGTTGGCAGCAAGCGGACGGGGGCGGCGTTCTCGCCACTGGAAGTTCAGGCGGTCTGGAACAAGGCGCAGATTGTTGTCGGCGCGGATCCGAACCGCGTGAGGAAGGACGCCTGTGGCGCGTGGATCCATCTCGACCAGTATGGCAACACGGACTCGGACGCCGGGTGGGAGATCGATCACATCCGTCCGGTTGCGCATAACGGCACCGATGACCTCTCCAATCTCCAGCCGCTGCAGTGGCAGAACAATCGACACAAGAGCGACAACATCCAGTGGGCCTGCGCGGTCACTGCTATCGCCAGGTGA